The sequence below is a genomic window from Harmonia axyridis chromosome 1, icHarAxyr1.1, whole genome shotgun sequence.
TAGAAAACCTCAGTATTAATGAAACGgtagaaataagaaaaaaatcagaCACAAGCGAGGATAGTTTTATAAGAAGAAAAACTGGAATGACTGATGAAGATTACATGGCAGAATTGAGGAAGTTATGTAACCCTGGAGACCCAAACCAATATTACTTAAAAACAAATAAGGACCTTGGTTCTGGTGCTTCTGGTATAGTTTTTGTAGCGACCGATCTCAGGACTGAACAAACTGTTGCAATTAAAGATATTGACATGAAGAAGCAGTCCAGAAAAGAGTTGTTAGTGAGTGAGATAcgaatcatgaaaaatttcaagcacAAAAATTTAGTCAACTTCCTTGAAGCTTTTGTAATGTATGATGAGCACTTGTGGGTTATTATGGAGCTCTGTGATGGAGGTCCATTGACGGACGTCGTCACAGAGACAGTCATGAAAGAAACTCAAATCGCTGCGGTTTGTTATGAGGTGCTACAAGCGATCAATTACCTACATTCTAGAGGAACAATCCATAGAGATGTGAAGTCTGATAATATTTTGTTAGGCATGGACGGTTCAGTCAAAGTGAGTGATTTTGGCTTTTGTGCTCATGTGATTGGGAATGAACAGAGAGAAACTATGGTCGGAACACCTTATTGGATGGCTCCAGAAGTTGTCACCAGACAGAAATATGGTAAAAAAGTGGATATCTGGTCATTAGGTATTATGATAGTTGAAATGTTGGATGGCGAACCACCTTATTTGAGAGAACCTGCTCTCAGAGCCCTTTATTTAATTACTGTTAATGGTAgaccaaaaattacaaaatgggACAGTTTGTCCCTGAACCTGAGAAGTTTTATCGATTGGTGCCTTCAAGTTGAAGTGGATAAGAGGGCTACTGCAGAAGAATTGTTGGAACATCCATTCCTGGAAGACAGAGCAGATTTGATGTCTTTGTTACCTTTAATTAAAGCTGCAAGGAAGCAGCTTCACAAGAATTACTGATATTTATGAGATTGAGCATTACATTACGTCCCTCATCAAGCAATTTGAAAGGCTGTCCTTGCATTTCTAGATGTaagaataatatacatatatatataaaattactTACGGTTTTGATAATtggtatttttaaattttttaattcgcCTTTATTATATGACAAAATTGTACCTATGcactatataaatatattttatgatatatcTTACCCAAGTATTTCAATTAtacttttataattttatataattgaTGTGTGAATAAAGGGTTTTAGTCAAGACTATTATGAAGTTTTATTCTGTCCGATtatacaaataaaatgaaagtaTAACTTAATTTTATGTCACTAGGGGTAAGATGGTACCGAATATATCTAAAGATGATCTGGTACATATTCAAAACTTATCATaacaaccattttttttctaattgggaaagaataaaaacaacatagcactttataaatatatttacaaatTTCTATTTACACATCCTTCTGTAATAAAACATTATAATCAATTTACATTTTTGCTTAAAAATTCATAATGTATTTCACAATATCCCAAAGAAACTAACAAGAAAGGGCAACTATCTTTAACAATAAATATGTacacaaataaaaaatgtatactACAGAAAGAATCTTAGTcggaaaattagaaaaaaaaaattcaaaaaaatcaatttagtTTGATTTTCACCAAAATTAAGGTACATTTTCCAAGACATCATTTAGTCTATCTGTCTGGTCCCAGATGATTTTGTTGTAACGTTGGGCAGCAAATTCAATCGGtacaaataaattaaataagcTAATTATTATTCCAAcaattcttgaaaaataaaatcttgcaaaaattttgttttcgaattcaatataataacattaaatatttattgagtGCGAAATCATAAgtcaaaattatcaattcaataaTAGCTCAAACTTCAAAACCCCcccttcaaattgaaaaataaaaggaaaaGATTAAAACGAAAACTAATATCGAACAATTTCATTTTACTGtcagaaaaataataagaatgGAGACAACATAAATTCTTCGATATATTATatctgaatatgaaaaatttattttgcgtTAATTACGGTTTCATATTTCTCTGAACAGAAACTCTTTCAATTACCATTGAATATGTGAAATTTAGTGATACCTAACAAGGGGATCGTCCATCATTCATGATTGTTTTCAGTTAATTTGCTATTGAAATCTCAAACGCATTagtgaaattaaaaataaaaacacttttAATTACTCTGATCTTTTTCAACAATATGAAGAATTGAAGAACCAAAATTAGAAATTCAAACAACAATGACataagatattcaaaaaatgatgCTAGGATATTTTGGCAGGATATACAATTTTTTCACTTGATTGATAGTTTCGAATCTTTGAATAActataatgaattgaataacaaaaatgaGCTACTGCATACTTcattttcttataaaaaatttgagaaataattgaaaaaaaattggtccaGTTCATTTCATAATAGCTAAAAGTATGCAGCAACATTCTTGAAACGTTagtaaatcaaaataaacatTGGTTCGAGGGTGATATCTGATAGACATCCAGCGGACGATTGGAACAATTCGAATATTTCAcgaaaaatttcttgaaaaccaTCTCGATCGAAGCCTTGAAAATTTGCTCCCAAACCCCCAAAAAATCTTACGGGGACCATCCAATACTCGTATAGTTACGGCAGTGAGTCATGTCGCACCGTTTCTTAAACATCTTCATAATGTTAACCTCTTTTGCAACGCGTAAATTGCAAGTTTGGAATCACATAGGTTAAAGCTGATATGACGTTCGTCTTCCTTAACCCTCGTTATCTCCGAGGGCTGACAAAAGTACCATTCGGGGGTGTTGTTTGCGGCGTGATGGTCAGGTCAATCACTGTCGGACATCactttttttctcttcttcGCTTGCTTTGGCTTCACGATCTCCtcctcctgaaaaaaaaaattggttagaTTAGGTCGAATGTTAATCTTAACTATATGAAAAGGAGCAAAGTAATatttatagggtgttttttttttcgagatatataattttaagttggcattactgttcaagatggcgaccgatttaacagctgtcaagtgatttattctcagtttggtttggcaattcatcatgaatagactcacgcattaacaacgcttgcaaatagtgcaattttatttcgaaaataatggttctgtgcggaatacgtatcgcgcattacatccattagcgatgaagcgcacttctggttgaatggctacatcaacaaacaaaactgccgcatttggagtgaagctaatcctcaagtgtatgtcgaaacaccgttacatccagtaaaactgactgtttggtgcgctttatggtggaatcattggtccgtacttcttcaaaaacgatgatggccagaacgttacagtcaatggtgatcggtatagagctatgattactaactttttcattcctgaattgaacaaccatgatgtccaggagctgtggttccaacaagacggcgcaacatgtcacacagctcgtgccacaatcgatttattgaaagacacgtttggtgaccgcctaatttcacgttttggacctgtgaattggcctccaagatcttgtgatttaacagcgctagactactttctgtggggctatgtaaagtcattggtctatgcggataagccacaaacccttgaccatttggaagacaacattcgtcgtgttattgccgatatacggccacaaatgttggaaaaagtcatcgaaaattggacgtccagattggactacatccgagccatgccagaaatcatatttgaaatgtaatgccacaagattatcttacggataaataaaattcatgtcaatcgaataatccatcgttgttttattgcaatttaaagttctatagctctaaaaaaacaccctttagaagacTCATGTATGTATCAGGtaggtcattcaaaatttcgtTTTTAAAATGCTATAGTATAAAatacaatgaaataattttccaaatttctttgtAAGCGCTATATGATTTCGTTACAATGTCTCTATTTTGAGCTAAATGGTGAGGTTCGTTACACTGATGACTAATACACGGTAAACACGATAAGTCACGAACGGAAAAATTTAGAGACTGGAATTTTTCATAGTAAGTTCGGATTCAAATCGGTTGATGAAATTCGACTAGGAGTTCCTCGAATATGGACgttcgaaattctttttttcttgataatttcaaaactaggTATATGatggagatgaaaatttgcataacgATAACGACATCCATGAGATTAGGAAGGGCAGTAAGACAATGAGACTCATTGAGCTCTCTGCTATTCAATATCACAATCATTTAGGGATCGATCACCACTGAGAAAACGAAGCCCAAGAAGACCTCGCAAACGATGGATGATCTATATACATGAGAAGTgtaggagaaaaaaaaatttgtcattCAGATGTAGAAAAACGATCTCCAGCTCCATGAAAAAATTCACCTTAATAGCGTCTCCAGAACGGGAGCAAAATCAAGGAGAGTATTGTAAAAATAAATACTCTCGCTCAAAAgcttttaacaatttttttattttgaaatactaaCAAACCGGTAAGCCTAGGctattttttcaacatgattttTTTGTCACAAACCTGATCTTCGACGTAACATTTCCATCAGAGCTCGGGCAAAGTAGGTCCCGATTACAATGGAACACATTGTTGAAAATCACTTTAGATAAACTCTAACAAAGACAGAACACTCTCATACTCAGCATTATAATGAAGGACGAAATGAATCTTAACATTCCCTTCAAATAGGCTTTTTGAATTATCAGTTTCTGTTACTTTTGGGAATTGTATACCTATAATAAtagttttaaataattcaacaaaaaatcgaaaattggtGATATAGGCATTATGATAACGCGCTCTAAGAAGGGCAAGCGCACAAAAACCAAACTGTAAAGATTAGATTGGATGTTGTCGTTTGTCTTTATGAATCACAATGGAAATCATTGATTTTTTGTGTGTTTTGGTCTCCTGAACAAGATAAGTGGGAATGAAAGGAaggaggtttttt
It includes:
- the LOC123684002 gene encoding serine/threonine-protein kinase PAK 2 translates to MFFFKKKSHQESPAVAVIGAPTNVNHDIHVSVNKDGLLEGLPSAWCRQIGKQITKEEQENNPVAVRQVLRYYNYSMKKQEATPQFKPLVTENYIDEESEEISRFENSKEAHTSRESILSSCSEYENTRPGTFCTTPKTKQEEQNLMKIKNLAKSIENLSINETVEIRKKSDTSEDSFIRRKTGMTDEDYMAELRKLCNPGDPNQYYLKTNKDLGSGASGIVFVATDLRTEQTVAIKDIDMKKQSRKELLVSEIRIMKNFKHKNLVNFLEAFVMYDEHLWVIMELCDGGPLTDVVTETVMKETQIAAVCYEVLQAINYLHSRGTIHRDVKSDNILLGMDGSVKVSDFGFCAHVIGNEQRETMVGTPYWMAPEVVTRQKYGKKVDIWSLGIMIVEMLDGEPPYLREPALRALYLITVNGRPKITKWDSLSLNLRSFIDWCLQVEVDKRATAEELLEHPFLEDRADLMSLLPLIKAARKQLHKNY